CACAGTTTCCACGACATTGGGTTACCGATCGCTCCCAGAAAGTTGGCAGTCGACGGAAACGCCCAGGTGGCCCATCGGGGAATGCCCGGCGGTAACCTTTGCGATCCCGGTTCGTCCCGATAATAGCCCATCATTTCCAGACACAGCATTCCAGCGATGTTGTCACCGCGACTTCGACTTTGCCTGGCATGATGCTGGCTGCCCATCTGTCCGAGATTGAAATACGGCGCTTCCTCACAGGTGAAGGCAACGAAGCGGATTGTTCTTGCGGATTGATGATCCTTCAACAACCGAGCCACTTCAATCAGCACGGCGACTGCCGACGCGTTGTCGTCGGCTCCGGGAGAATCCCAGACGGTATCGTAATGAGCTCCCAGAATGATGATCTCACTGGCTCGCCTGACACCCGGGATTTGTGCGATCAGATTGTGTGTGGAGTGTGAGCCGATTTCGTAACACTCTTTCTCAACGCTAAATCCCATTTGGCTGAATTGCTGTTCGATGTACGCAGATGCACCTTCCATGGTACCGGGTTTGTCGAGATGCCGGACGCCAATAACATCCGAAAGCACGTCGACGTGCGTGATTAATCGATCGGCAAGTTCCTGATCCACTGGCGTATCGAAGTGTCGAGCGTCGCGACTAAATGGCCACATGAAAGAGTCCCGGAGATTTGCAGGCGGATACATCCGGACAAAGTGAATACGTCCCGATGAAAACCGGTTTGTTCGGCTCAGCCCGCAACCTGTGAATGGTTTGAAATTTGCCACCGGAAATATGTCTGTATCGAAATCAGACATCAATCAACCTGCCATCGATTCTTTCACTTCGCGTGTGATCCGTGCTTTCCGCTGCAGACGCTGATGAAGGAACTTGCATCGTTGGGTCTCCCATCGAATGAAAGTCGGCTTGTCCGGGGTTTCCTGCAGAGTGCCGGAGGATACTCGAATTGAGGTTTTCACTGACATGCGTGAGTGTTTTCACTCAGCGCACGGGAGAACGTGTCGGGCGTCCTCCTGAATGTTAAGCCAGCTAAACTTTGCGGATTGTATTGGTTGCAGACTGTGAGCAGCCCTGCCGAAACATCCGATATGCAATCTCTCAATCCTCAATTCGATCTGTTGGGACGTCTCATTTCTGCTTCAGAGATGCGGCACAAAGTGATCAGTCACAACATCGCCAACGTCAATACGCCGGACTACCAGCGTCTGGATGTTGAGTTCGAGCAGCAGTTGAGTCAGGAACTGGCCAGAGGGCAGAGTGATGGGCACCGTTCCACTGCGCCGGAAGTCATTCAGACACCGGGACTGATCAATCGAGCAGATGGTAACAATGTTGATATTGATCGGGAGATCGGTCAGCTGAACAAGAATGCGTTGCTGCAACAGGTCTGGTTGCAGCTGTTGACGACTGAAATGAATCAGATGCGAACAGCAATCGAGAGCTAGACATGTCAATGAATCAGATTCTGTCCGGCATGGATATCAGCGCGAGTGGCCTGGCTGGCGAACGCATGCGCATGGAAGTGGCCGCGAACAATATTGCCAATGTGCATTCCACGCGATCTGCCGATGGGGGACCTTACCGGCGACAGCAGGTCACGTTTGCCGCTTCGATGAGTAATTTTTTGAATCCCGGTGCGGTCGGAGTTGACGGACTTCAGGGTGTGCAGCCCGTTGCTGTTTCTGACGACACTTCGCCGTTGCCGCTGGTTTACGATCCGGGACACCCGGATGCAAATGCCGAGGGGTTTGTTGTCATGCCGAATGTGCAGCTGCCGGTTGAGATGGTTGACATGGTGACTGCAAGCCGTGCTTATGAAGCAAATCTCAAGTCGCTGGAGACGTTTCGTCAGCTTGCCGAGCAGGCACTGGCGTTACTGCGAGGTACCAGGTAATGGCATTGGAATCCCTGGGAAACTCAACGGTCGGCGGCTCGGCATCGGGCGTTCGACCGTCTTTTTCGTCTGTGGGGACGGGAAAGTCCGCAGGCGGCGAGTTGCCATTTGAAGAACTTGTGAAAGGCTTAATTCAGGATACAAGCAATCAGCAGACGGCCGTCGCTGACAGTGTTCAGAAGCTGGTCTCCGGGGAAACAGATAGTGTTCACGACGTTGTGTTAACTGCGTCAAAGGCCGATCTGGCGTTCAAACTTGTGATGGAGATTCGTAATCGTCTGATTGCGTCTTATCAGGAAATCATGCGGATGCAGGTCTGATCAATCGGTCGTTGCACTGATGAGCGTGTTAGTTTACTCGGCCCTGCCGAACGTCTGTTGAGAATAGAATCATGGAACTTCTAACAGCACTTCGAGAACAGATCTCGGCCCTTTGGGCGCGATGGAGCATGGCTCAGCGAGTTGGCCTGTCTGCCGCCGCAATTGCCTGTGTCGCACTGGTCGGTCTGACGTTGTATTGGGCGTTGCAGGATCAATACGTTGTCATCGCCGGTCAATTGACGCCCCAACGCGCGGCCGAAATGAAGGGTGTCCTGGAAACTGCACAGATTCCCGCCGAGATGAACTTTTCAGGGTCCGCCATTTCTGTTCCCGTAAACCAGGTATCGGCAGCACGATTAGCTTTGAAGGATCAGCTGGATCCACTCGTTTCGGATCAGGCCAATCCGGCGACCGGAATGTTTGAAAGTCCGATTGAAAAAGAAGATCGTCGCCGCCGCGCTTTGGAAGCTCGTATCGAGAAAACCATTGGTCGTATTCGAGGCGTCCGCTCGGCACAGGTACACGTGAGCCTGCCAAACCCGTCTCCCTTTGTTCTGGACAAGTCTCCTTCGACGGCGAGTGTCGTCATCGACGTCACGCCAGGTGGGGGATTCTCGGCAGATGCTGCAAAGAACATTGTCGCGCTGGTTTCACGAGCCGTTGAAGGTCTCACGCCTGAAAACATTACTCTGATGGATACACAGGGGCGGCAGTTTTCCGCGGAGTCCGGATTGAACTCAGCCATGTCGCTGCAACTGGAATTTCAGCGACAGATTGAGAACTCACTGGCAAGGAAGGCAGAGACTCTGCTCACTCGGTGGCTGGGGCCGGACAAGGCAACGGTCGAAGTTACAGCGGACATTGACTTCCAGGAGAAAAAACGGACTGAAACTGTTTACGATGCAGAATCCAAAGTGAAAAGGAAGGAGTTGACTGACAATATTACGCAGACCGGTACTGTTACCCTGCCAGTCGGTTCTGTGGGAGCGTCGGCAAACATCGTTCCGGATACGTCTTCCGTTAACTCTGGAGGAGGCAAGTACAACAGAGAAACGTCGGACATTGAATATGACAACAGTAACACCCTCGAAGTGCTGACCGAGTTCCCGGGCCGAATTCTTCGTCTGACAGTTTCAGCCGTCGTGGATCCAACTGTGAATCCGCTACCGGTCGCGGATTCGGCTGCAGACCCTGCAGCCGATCCGGCCGCGGCCGCAGCAGCGGCAAGTACGGCGTCGACCGAAACGCCGGTGCGTGATTTGAAACAAATTGAATCTTTGATCAAGCAGGCTGTGGGTTTCGACATGACTCGCGGGGACGAGTTCTCCATGATCACAGATCGGCTTGCGATTGTTGATTCCCCCGAAGGACTTCCAGTGGGAGGGTTCAACTGGAATGAACATCAATGGCTGATTCAGTCTGTTTCGCTGGCCATGGCCGCCCTGGTTGCTCTTGTCATTGCCGTGTTGATGATTAAGCGAATGCGGCCCGTGGTTGTCGCACCACCGGAGGAGGAGCCGTTGTCGATGGCCGACATGCTGCGACTTCGGGCATTGACTGAACAGGCCAAATCAAATCCGGAAGTGGTGGCCAGTATCCTCGCTGCATGGATGGGGGATG
This genomic interval from Planctomycetaceae bacterium contains the following:
- the flgB gene encoding flagellar basal body rod protein FlgB yields the protein MQSLNPQFDLLGRLISASEMRHKVISHNIANVNTPDYQRLDVEFEQQLSQELARGQSDGHRSTAPEVIQTPGLINRADGNNVDIDREIGQLNKNALLQQVWLQLLTTEMNQMRTAIES
- the flgC gene encoding flagellar basal body rod protein FlgC, which produces MSMNQILSGMDISASGLAGERMRMEVAANNIANVHSTRSADGGPYRRQQVTFAASMSNFLNPGAVGVDGLQGVQPVAVSDDTSPLPLVYDPGHPDANAEGFVVMPNVQLPVEMVDMVTASRAYEANLKSLETFRQLAEQALALLRGTR
- a CDS encoding M20/M25/M40 family metallo-hydrolase, with protein sequence MSDFDTDIFPVANFKPFTGCGLSRTNRFSSGRIHFVRMYPPANLRDSFMWPFSRDARHFDTPVDQELADRLITHVDVLSDVIGVRHLDKPGTMEGASAYIEQQFSQMGFSVEKECYEIGSHSTHNLIAQIPGVRRASEIIILGAHYDTVWDSPGADDNASAVAVLIEVARLLKDHQSARTIRFVAFTCEEAPYFNLGQMGSQHHARQSRSRGDNIAGMLCLEMMGYYRDEPGSQRLPPGIPRWATWAFPSTANFLGAIGNPMSWKLCWQFRRGFKRATRFPLFSVCLPEKIQEIRRSDNSSFWDCGYPALMLTDTSFLRSPHYHQPSDTPNTLNYSRMSHVTAGVAEAVRRLAR
- the fliE gene encoding flagellar hook-basal body complex protein FliE, whose protein sequence is MALESLGNSTVGGSASGVRPSFSSVGTGKSAGGELPFEELVKGLIQDTSNQQTAVADSVQKLVSGETDSVHDVVLTASKADLAFKLVMEIRNRLIASYQEIMRMQV
- the fliF gene encoding flagellar basal-body MS-ring/collar protein FliF — encoded protein: MELLTALREQISALWARWSMAQRVGLSAAAIACVALVGLTLYWALQDQYVVIAGQLTPQRAAEMKGVLETAQIPAEMNFSGSAISVPVNQVSAARLALKDQLDPLVSDQANPATGMFESPIEKEDRRRRALEARIEKTIGRIRGVRSAQVHVSLPNPSPFVLDKSPSTASVVIDVTPGGGFSADAAKNIVALVSRAVEGLTPENITLMDTQGRQFSAESGLNSAMSLQLEFQRQIENSLARKAETLLTRWLGPDKATVEVTADIDFQEKKRTETVYDAESKVKRKELTDNITQTGTVTLPVGSVGASANIVPDTSSVNSGGGKYNRETSDIEYDNSNTLEVLTEFPGRILRLTVSAVVDPTVNPLPVADSAADPAADPAAAAAAASTASTETPVRDLKQIESLIKQAVGFDMTRGDEFSMITDRLAIVDSPEGLPVGGFNWNEHQWLIQSVSLAMAALVALVIAVLMIKRMRPVVVAPPEEEPLSMADMLRLRALTEQAKSNPEVVASILAAWMGDDEEGDSPRVTPATVSPPAANPARPARRAA